Proteins found in one Takifugu rubripes chromosome 17, fTakRub1.2, whole genome shotgun sequence genomic segment:
- the prmt9 gene encoding protein arginine N-methyltransferase 9: MIIGFPTTKICNLTTKGMPNTSARSKHGRRSRRRVREDPAKNELVSSSLESARQCLLNQDYGTAFVHYLLVLNLAPLFKDLAKESFRFTLFKWSEELDSLGRIQDLFDCYEQALELFPTDEVILNSMGEHLFRMGFRDEAAGHFHKALKVRPDYPEARENFHRVANWLVERWHFFMLNDYGRNRKYQQAIQKAVQSGCNTVLDIGTGTGILGMCAKKAGAAEVYACELSKTMYELAREVVTANGMDGGIKILHMKSLEMEIPKDIPQRVSLVVTETVDAGLFGEGIIESLIHAWHHLLLPPQRGKNEFQEQSVTGRVIPAGATVFAMAVECLEIRRHHRVCVSEVGGLSMVAAGELRSPVSCSSEPDDSTEPYTTERLSRLPGGYKSLTQPFTALNIDFNNVQELEGLTSREVQRLRLPVIQEGELDALTVWFQLHLDEENSLSTGPQEDTCWEQAVYPVHNTKGFLLKPEDELVVEVSCRDAYLRLCSVAVVRNGREIRLDQRLDTQACENHISNRNPEAELCSALSSLQTEQNPPSNDFCSLESSEIALLNNHAYHQSFRAALAKLISQLKGKWQNRAGADPGSTDRSDLLYVLDVSEGFSLLSLIAASHGHVKAYSSVEKKKQQEVLKRLATSNNIPEERLEFWLNHVEDEQGMLKRPSREKLWSGIMLDCVETCGLIRQKLMEKASLARCLLEDGGRVFPEKIVVYGTLVESDTLLLESAVQGREPTLGFNIAPFINQFTVPVHVFLDFSTLDCKHLSQSVELFVLDLMDATANYTHREVKVQATAAGRITAVPFWYNIYLDQEISVSTLSQNSHWKQAAAVLQEPLEVGAGEWLRLSVKLHKSTISISVDKDDSQ, encoded by the exons ATGATAATAGGATTCCCAACGACAAAAATCTGTAATTTAACAACAAAAG GGATGCCTAACACAAGTGCCCGATCAAAGCATGGAAGGAGGTCTCGAAGGCGCGTCAGAGAGGACCCTGCCAAAAATGAACTGGTTTCCAGTTCACTAGAAAGTGCCAGGCAGTGCCTGTTAAACCAGGATTACGGGACTGCCTTTGTGCACTACCTTCTTGTGCTCAATCTTGCACCCTTATTTAAGGACTTAGCAAAG GAGTCCTTTAGGTTCACCCTCTTCAAATGGAGTGAAGAGCTGGACTCTCTGGGCCGCATTCAAGACCTTTTTGACTGTTATGAGCAAGCTCTAGAACTGTTTCCCACTGATGAGGTTATCCTAAACAGCATGGGTGAACACCTGTTCAG aatgggTTTTAGAGATGAGGCCGCAGGCCATTTCCACAAAGCCCTAAAGGTGAGACCAGACTATCCAGAAGCCAGGGAGAACTTCCACCGAGTGGCCAACTGGCTGGTTGAGCGTTGGCACTTCTTCATGCTTAACGACTATGGGAGGAATCGGAAGTACCAGCAAGCAATTCAGAAGGCTGTTCAGAGTGGCTGCAACACTGTACTTGACATAGGTACTGGTACTGGGATCCTTGG TATGTGTGCTAAGAAGGCGGGGGCTGCTGAGGTTTATGCCTGTGAGCTCTCCAAGACTATGTATGAACTGGCCCGGGAGGTGGTGACCGCTAATGGAATGGACGGCGGCATCAAGATCCTTCATATGAAATCTCTTGAGATGGAAATCCCCAAGGACATCCCACAGAG GGTGTCCTTGGTGGTCACCGAGACGGTGGATGCTGGATTGTTCGGAGAGGGCATCATAGAAAGTCTCATCCACGCCTggcaccacctgctgctgcctccacag AGAGGCAAGAATGAATTCCAGGAACAGTCTGTAACGGGCCGGGTCATCCCAGCCGGAGCCACAGTCTTTGCTATGGCTGTTGAATGTCTGGAGATCCGCAGGCATCACAG ggtgtgtgtgtcggaGGTGGGCGGTCTGTCCATGGTGGCGGCCGGGGAGCTCCGCAGCCCGGTGAGCTGCAGCTCGGAGCCAGATGACTCCACGGAGCCTTACACTACAGAGAGACTGAGCAGGCTGCCGGGGGGGTACAAGTCCCTCACGCAGCCCTTCACAGCACTCAACATAGATTTTAACAACGTTCAG GAACTGGAAGGACTCACCTCCAGGGAGGTCCAGAGGCTCCGCCTGCCCGTCATTCAGGAGGGGGAGCTGGACGCTCTCACTGTGTGGTTCCAGCTCCACCTGGATGAGGAGAATAGTTTGTCTACCGGACCCCAGGAAGACACCTGTTGGGAACAAGCCGTCTACCCGGTCCACAACACCAAGG GTTTTCTCCTGAAACCTGAGGACGAGCTGGTGGTGGAAGTGTCCTGTCGAGATGCTTACCTGCGACTCTGCAGCGTTGCCGTGGTCAGAAACGGACGCGAAATCCGCCTGGACCAGCGGCTGGACACGCAGGCCTGCGAGAACCACATTTCAAACCGTAACCCAGAGGCGGAACTGTGCAGCGCGCTGTCAAGCCTCCAGACCGAGCAGAACCCCCCCTCTAACGACTTCTGCTCGCTAGAAAGTTCTGAAATCGCCCTCCTGAACAATCACGCCTACCATCAGAGTTTTCGCGCCGCGCTCGCCAAACTCATCTCCCAGCTGAAGGGTAAATGGCAGAACAGAGCCGGCGCCGATCCGGGCTCCACAGACCGAAGTGACCTCCTCTATGTCCTGGATGTGTCAGAGGGCTTCTCTCTGCTTTCCCTCATCGCCGCCAGCCACGGCCACGTGAAAGCCTACAGCtctgtggagaaaaagaagcaacagGAGGTTTTAAAGAGGCTGGCCACTTCCAACAACATCCCGGAAGAGCGTCTAGAGTTCTGGCTCAACCACGTGGAGGACGAACAGGGGATGCTGAAAAGGCCGTCCAGGGAGAAGCTGTGGAGCGGCATCATGCTGGACTGCGTAGAGACGTGTGGGCTCATCAGACAGAAGCTGATGGAGAAAGCCTCACTGGCCAG GTGTCTGCTGGAGGACGGAGGCCGCGTTTTCCCAGAGAAGATCGTGGTTTATGGTACTTTGGTGGAGTCGGACACGCTACTGCTGGAAAGCGCTGTTCAGGGTCGGGAGCCAACATTAGGATTCAACATCGCTCCCTTCATTAATCAGTTCACC GTGCCTGTTCACGTCTTTCTTGACTTCTCCACGCTGGACTGCAAACACCTCAGTCAGTCCGTTGAGCTCTTTGTTCTTGATTTGATGGATGCCACTGCCAACTACACGCACCGAGAAGTAAAG GTCCAGGCTACAGCGGCAGGCAGGATAACTGCAGTTCCCTTCTGGTACAACATCTACCTGGACCAGGAGATCAGCGTGAGCACCCTCAGTCAGAACTCTCACTGGAAGCAGGCGGCCGCCGTGCTGCAGGAGCCCCTGGAGGTAGGAGCCGGGGAATGGCTCCGTCTGTCTGTGAAGCTTCATAAGAGCACCATCTCCATATCGGTTGACAAGGACGATTCCCAGTGA
- the tmem184c gene encoding transmembrane protein 184C, giving the protein MPCSCGNWRRWIRPLVVVLYILLLLVVLPICIWELQKSAVSPHKKAWFIAGIFVFMTIPISLWGILQHLVHYTQPELQKPIIRILWMVPIYSLDSWIALKYPSIAIYVDTCRECYEAYVIYNFMTFLLNYLENQYPSLVLMLEVQEQQKHLPPLCCCPPWPMGEVLLWRCKLGVLQYTVVRPVTTVIALICQLCGVYDEGNFNSTNAWTYLVIVNNMSQLFAMYCLVLFYRTLREELGPIKPVGKFLCVKMVVFVSFWQAVFIALLVKVGIISESHTWDWKSVEAVATGLQDFVICVEMFLAAIAHHFSFTYKPYIQEAEEVSCFDSFMAMWDISDVRADISEQVRNVGRTVMGRPRKAYFGDTGNDGERSGLLSSGSQDAISDAASKAVGPNGQYQGLGRSPTPHSLSAPAGLSSATWEQREEVSPEEEATDQTKEAAETDLIVIT; this is encoded by the exons ATGCCTTGTTCCTGCGGGAACTGGAGAAGATGGATTCGAccgctggtggtggtgctgtaTATACTGTTGCTTTTAGTCGTCCTGCCCATTTGTATCTGGGAGCTGCAGAAGTCAGCG GTCAGTCCCCATAAGAAAGCCTGGTTCATTGCTGGGATATTTGTTTTCATGACTATACCCATATCATTATGGGGCATCCTTCAGCATCTGGTTCACTACACTCAGCCGGAGCTCCAGAAACCAATCATCAG GATACTTTGGATGGTTCCAATTTACAGTCTTGACAGC TGGATTGCATTAAAATACCCCAGTATTGCCATTTATGTGGACACATGTAGAGAGTGCTATGAGGCCTACGTCATCTACAACTTCATGACCTTCTTGCTGAACTACCTGGAAAATCAGTATCCCAGCCTGGTGTTGATGctggaggtccaggagcagcagaaacacctgCCTCCTTTGTGCTGCTGCCCACCCTGGCCGATGGGAGA GGTTTTACTGTGGAGATGCAAATTAGGAGTGTTGCAGTACACCGTCGTAAGACCTGTAACAACCGTGATCGCCCT GATCTGTCAGCTGTGCGGCGTGTACGATGAGGGCAATTTTAATTCAACCAACGCGTGGACGTACCTGGTCATCGTCAACAACATGTCACAGCTg TTTGCCATGTACTGCCTGGTGCTGTTCTACAGGACTCTGAGGGAGGAACTGGGTCCAATCAAACCAGTGGGCAAATTCCTTTGCGTCAAAATGGTGGTCTTCGTCTCTTTCTG GCAAGCTGTGTTCATTGCTTTGCTGGTGAAGGTGGGAATTATTTCCGAGAGCCACACGTGGGACTGGAAGAGCGTGGAGGCTGTTGCTACCGGGCTGCAG GACTTCGTCATCTGCGTGGAGATGTTTCTGGCGGCCATCGCCCACCACTTCAGCTTCACGTACAAGCCTTACATTCAGGAGGCCGAGGAGGTTTCCTGCTTCGACTCCTTCATGGCGATGTGGGACATCTCCGACGTCAGGGCCGACATTTCTGAACAAGTCCGCAACGTCG GGAGAACGGTTATGGGTCGGCCAAGGAAGGCCTACTTCGGTGACACTGGGAATGATGGCGAGCGGTCCGGCCTGCTGTCCTCTGGGTCCCAGGATGCCATCTCAGACGCAGCGTCCAAAGCCGTGGGGCCAAACGGCCAGTACCAGGGCCTGGGGAGGTCGCCTACCCCACACTCGCTGTCCGCCCCCGCTGGGCTCAGCTCAGCCACGTGGGAGCAAAGAGAGGAGGTCTCGCCTGAGGAGGAAGCGACCGATCAAAccaaggaagcagcagagactgaTCTCATCGTGATCACTTAG
- the ednraa gene encoding endothelin-1 receptor precursor: MFSVMAAPGMHVLVLMICVAARGMGQVNRAEVEVDPLPVVPVHSTLQSPIFYTTTSSITGKGLHHPEAEEQAMGSGNQTSVMKKPLPPPMCLVKTSISTYFKYINTIISVLVFVVGLVGNATLLRIIYQHKCMRNGPNALIASLALGDLIYIIIDIPINVYKLLAQHWPFDDTTFGLCLCKLVPFLQKASVGITVLNLCALSVDRYRAVASWSRVQGVGIPLLTVVEIASIWVLSITLAVPEAIGFDIITFHYNNRTMRTCMLNPKSKFMLFYSDAKDWWLFGFYFCVPLACTAVFYTLMTCEMLNHRKGSLRIALSEHLKQRREVAKAVFCLVLIFALCWFPLHLSRILRKMGYAPNDTKRCELLSFLLVLDYLGMNLATINSCINPIILYFVSKKFKNCFKSCLCCWCYSDNQLSSIGPMNGTSIQCKSPEPNNHHADRSGRKDSD, from the exons ATGTTTTCAGTAATGGCCGCCCCGGGAATGCATGTGTTGGTGCTGATGATCTGTGTGGCAGCCAGAGGAATGGGCCAGGTGAACCGAGCCGAAGTGGAGGTCGACCCTCTCCCAGTTGTGCCGGTCCACTCCACCCTTCAGTCTCCCATCTTCTACAccaccaccagctccatcaCTGGAAAAGGCCTCCACCACCCCGAGGCTGAAGAACAAGCAATGGGATCTGGAAATCAGACGTCAGTCATGAAAAAGCCGCTCCCACCTCCGATGTGCCTCGTAAAGACCTCTATTAGCACCTAttttaaatacatcaacaccatcatctcGGTGCTGGTGTTCGTGGTCGGTCTGGTGGGCAACGCCACCCTTCTGAGGATTATATACCAGCACAAGTGCATGAGGAATGGCCCCAACGCCCTCATTGCCAGCCTGGCTCTTGGTGATCTCATCTACATAATCATTGATATACCCATCAATGTATACAAG CTCCTGGCACAGCACTGGCCCTTTGACGACACCACTTTCGGGCTGTGTTTGTGTAAGCTGGTGCCTTTTCTGCAGAAAGCCTCAGTGGGCATCACCGTCCTCAACCTTTGCGCCCTCAGCGTGGACAG GTACAGAGCCGTGGCGTCCTGGAGCAGAGTTCAGGGGGTGGGCATCCCGCTGTTGACTGTGGTGGAGATCGCCTCCATTTGGGTCCTGTCGATCACCCTCGCCGTGCCGGAGGCCATCGGATTTGACATCATCACCTTCCACTACAACAACCGGACCATGCGCACCTGCATGCTGAACCCCAAGAGTAAATTCATGCTG TTCTACAGTGATGCGAAGGACTGGTGGCTGTTCGGCTTCTACTTTTGCGTACCGCTGGCGTGCACGGCCGTGTTCTACACGCTGATGACATGCGAGATGCTCAACCACAGGAAAGGCAGCCTTCGGATCGCCCTCAGCGAGCACCTGAAACAG aggagggaggtggctaaAGCCGTCTTCTGCCTGGTCCTTATCTTTGCGCTCTGCTGGTTCCCGCTGCACCTCAGCAGGATTCTCAGAAAGATGGGTTACGCCCCGAATGACACCAAGCGCTGCGAGCTGCTCAG TTTCCTGCTGGTCCTGGATTATCTTGGCATGAACCTCGCAACGATCAACTCCTGCATAAACCCAATCATCCTCTACTTTGTCAGCAAGAAGTTTAAAAACTGCTTTAAG TCGTGCTTGTGCTGTTGGTGTTACTCCGACAACCAGCTCAGCAGCATCGGACCCATGAACGGTACCAGCATTCAGTGCAAAAGCCCCGAGCCCAACAACCACCACGCTGATCGCAGCGGGAGAAAGGACAGCGACTAA